Genomic window (Capsicum annuum cultivar UCD-10X-F1 unplaced genomic scaffold, UCD10Xv1.1 ctg68506, whole genome shotgun sequence):
TTATTAGAAGATCCTTTGGTATAGGAACTTTTTCAATGCCATCAACTGAACTTCCAATCCTACCATCACCAACAGCCAAAATCCAGTCAGAAAAATCTCTCAACTCATCCGAACCTATTTCAGTACCTTGTAATCTCATATTCTTTGTTAGTTGCAACAGTTGACAATGAGACCATAAATATAAAGAATTGAGAGTTTCATTAACAACATCTTGCCTAGAACCTTTTGGGATGACAGGTAATATTTGTCTGAAGTCACCaccaaaaatagttattttaccTCCAAAAGGTCTTTGTGAATTGGATGAATCTTTGAAGCTAAGAATGTCTCTTAGACTTTTATCAAGAGCTTCAAAACAATATCTATGCTTCATTTGTGCTTCACCCCAGATAATCAACTTTGCCTTGATTATTAAATTTGCTAAAGGAGTATCTTGCTTGATATTACATGTCGAATCTTCGGTTACATTTAGTGGAATTACAAATCTTTAGTGAGCTTTTCTATCACCTGGTAGCAAAAGAGCTGCAATTCCGCTAGAAGCAACTGTTAACACAATATCTCCTATAGATCTTATGGCAGTAGACAAAGTATTCCAAATAAAAGTTTTTACCTGTTCctccaaaatcatataaaaagaaaaattcgcCCTTATTTTTATTCACAACTGTTATTATCTTTTCATACACAGTCCTCTGCTCATTTGTCAAATTTCCAATCAATTTTTGATGTTCGACTGCTAAAGCTCGTCTGTTATAACACATTTCATCACAGATTAATCTATTATTCTGGTCAACCTGTTCCTCGTTATAAACAGGCATTGGCATTGttggaaaatcaagaaaacttcTTCCACAACCTTTTAAAAAGTGCTCAATCTTTTGCAGGCAAAGATTTTTCAAATAATCATCTGTTAAGTTAAATTCTGAAAATGCACAACATAAACAAATAATTACATTAAATTAGAAAAGTATATTTTGAAAACAGTTAATGGAATACATgattatgaaaatttttattagaTAATGAATAAGTGTATTTTATCATCGGCTTTCAAATTtttgtgaataaaataaaatggggacgacccggttcatacctactccgtaggtgtcggggaggggggGATCACTCCGGGCCTGACCTACGCGCCCTCACCCCAGCTTCGCTTGGAGGGGCGTTTTGAACCCCCgaccctggcacaccacggtaagcaagcttaccgctgagccaaggccatccctcgtgaataaaataaaatattatgtatatatatatatcagtatttaataaaaactaaaagtcTTAGATATGATGGCATTCCACAATTACTTGCTTCCACTATAGCATCCACATACTCTCTGCCATCATCCAATAAATCTAGAGCATAACATGCATAAGTGTTATGATcatgaccatttatttttctaagatcCTCATAGGATGTTGGACCTTTAATAACATTCAGCAACAATCTAAGGTAATATTTCTCTTCATATCCCTGGGAACAAAGAAAATTCTGCCAATAGAAAATACAGAAGTTTGTCTTTTATTCCATTTCTTCGATTGTTGATTCCATACAAACTTTTAGAGGAAATTCTGCATATGTTAACTCTCTTGTTTAAGAAAATTCCTTATTTGCttcaaaccacattaaaaatattGATTCCTTTACAATTGGTCTGTTAACTACTGCATCAATCGGATCATCATCTGAAAATATAACGTTTTGATTGCCTTCCAAATGAAAGGATAACCTTTCTACAGATGGTTCTTTGTGATGGATTGGGAATTTAAAAGTTCTCCAAGCTGCTTCACATGACGATATATACCGACAATCACAATAcatatttatttcatcaacaaTTCTTGAGTCATCAGTATTTCCACTTTGAGAAAAAGCACGGTTACACGATCATGGCCTTTATTAACATACTTAAATAAGTATTAATGGACCTTGATTGGTTGCACCAGCCCACATTAATATGTGCACCATATTTTAATAATAAGAATCTATTGTGTCGCACCACATACCTATTATCTAAATCAAGACCTGCtctctttgtagatttttcattatcCCTTCTTCTATAAATAGGATACCCTTCATCATCAACTGTGGTTGAATCcacaaatttttttgaaaagtacTTTGTACATTTTCCATTTTGCATGCAAGGAGAAGATTTTCTTGCAATACCACATGGTCCATGAATCATTGTAACAGTCGCATAATATTGAGGATCAACTAAATTATCAGGCAATTCTGCTGaaataatgtcatcaatatcGGTGGTATTTGGACATTTATtatgaagaaaaagtaggatatGTGCACGAGGCAAACACGCTTTTGAAATTCAATGGTATAAATCACTGTATAAAAAGATATGGCAATt
Coding sequences:
- the LOC124894037 gene encoding uncharacterized protein LOC124894037 — protein: MVRDRFQVVENSNLRLRLIGKRGFDGRRYNSPSVSEVAALVVGDFEPPTMLDRDIIIESQSGQLKRINELNASYLGLQYPLLFPYGEDGYRENISLNLKDESSGGRKCVSCREYFSYKIQERKHEDSIIVLSKRLFQQFLVDGYTMIESFRLKFIRLHKKKKLRSHFYKGLEEAILRRDTKPSSQGERVILSSSFTGGARYMLQNYQDTMAICKWAGYPDLYITFTCNSKWAEVARFGKCRRLSPEDRPDILTTIFKIKLDQLLKDLRDNKGFGEVKAACLPRAHILLFLHNKCPNTTDIDDIISAELPDNLVDPQYYATVTMIHGPCGIARKSSPCMQNGKCTKYFSKKFVDSTTVDDEGYPIYRRRDNEKSTKRAGLDLDNSGNTDDSRIVDEINMYCDCRYISSCEAAWRTFKFPIHHKEPSVERLSFHLEGNQNVIFSDDDPIDAVVNRPIGYEEKYYLRLLLNVIKGPTSYEDLRKINGHDHNTYACYALDLLDDGREYVDAIVEAKFNLTDDYLKNLCLQKIEHFLKGCGRSFLDFPTMPMPVYNEEQVDQNNRLICDEMCYNRRALAVEHQKLIGNLTNEQRTVYEKIITVVNKNKGEFFFLYDFGGTGDIVLTVASSGIAALLLPDSTCNIKQDTPLANLIIKAKLIIWGEAQMKHRYCFEALDKSLRDILSFKDSSNSQRPFGGKITIFGGDFRQILPVIPKGSRQDVVNETLNSLYLWSHCQLLQLTKNMRLQGTEIGSDELRDFSDWILAVGDGRIGSSVDGIEK